A single Pantoea rwandensis DNA region contains:
- the pgi gene encoding glucose-6-phosphate isomerase yields MKNINPKQTAAWKALQQHFDQMKSVQIADLFKDDADRFAKFSATFDDQMLVDFSKNRITQETLDKLQALAKETDLAGAIKSMFSGEKINRTEERAVLHVALRNRSNTPIIVDGKDVMPEVNAVLAKMKGFSERIISGEWKGYTGKAITDVVNIGIGGSDLGPFMVTEALRPYKNHLNMHFVSNVDGTHIAETLKDLSPETTLFLVASKTFTTQETMTNAHSARDWFLKTAGDQQHVAKHFAALSTNGKAVGEFGIDTDNMFEFWDWVGGRYSLWSAIGLSIILSVGFENFEQLLSGAHAMDNHFANTPAEQNLPVLLALIGIWYNNFFGAETEAILPYDQYMHRFAAYFQQGNMESNGKYVDREGNPVDYQTGPIIWGEPGTNGQHAFYQLIHQGTKLIPCDFIAPAQTHNALTDHHPKLLSNFFAQTEALAFGKSRDVVEKEFTDAGKSVESVAHIVPFKVFEGNRPTNSILLREITPFSLGALIALYEHKIFTQGAILNIFTFDQWGVELGKQLANRILPELENAAQINSHDSSTNGLINRYKSWR; encoded by the coding sequence ATGAAAAATATCAATCCGAAACAAACCGCAGCCTGGAAAGCGCTGCAGCAGCATTTTGACCAGATGAAATCGGTGCAGATCGCCGACCTGTTTAAAGATGATGCCGATCGTTTTGCGAAATTCTCTGCCACTTTCGACGATCAGATGCTGGTGGATTTCTCAAAAAACCGCATCACCCAGGAAACCCTCGATAAGTTACAGGCGCTGGCAAAAGAGACCGATCTGGCGGGCGCCATCAAATCCATGTTCTCTGGTGAGAAGATCAACCGCACCGAAGAGCGTGCCGTGCTGCACGTTGCTTTGCGTAATCGCAGCAACACGCCAATCATTGTTGATGGCAAAGATGTGATGCCAGAAGTGAACGCGGTGCTGGCGAAGATGAAAGGCTTCTCTGAGCGCATCATCAGCGGCGAGTGGAAAGGTTATACCGGCAAAGCGATCACCGACGTGGTGAACATCGGTATCGGCGGTTCGGATCTCGGTCCATTCATGGTGACGGAGGCGCTGCGCCCGTATAAAAATCACCTGAACATGCACTTTGTTTCAAACGTGGATGGCACGCACATTGCCGAAACGCTGAAAGATCTCAGCCCGGAAACTACCCTGTTCCTCGTGGCGTCTAAAACCTTCACCACGCAGGAGACCATGACCAACGCCCACAGCGCGCGCGACTGGTTCCTGAAAACCGCGGGCGATCAGCAGCATGTCGCCAAACACTTTGCTGCGCTGTCGACCAACGGTAAAGCGGTGGGCGAGTTCGGTATCGATACCGACAACATGTTTGAGTTCTGGGACTGGGTCGGCGGTCGCTATTCACTGTGGTCAGCGATTGGCTTGTCGATCATCCTGTCAGTGGGCTTCGAGAACTTCGAACAGCTGCTGAGCGGCGCGCATGCTATGGACAACCACTTTGCCAACACACCAGCCGAACAGAACCTGCCAGTGCTGCTGGCACTGATTGGTATCTGGTACAACAACTTCTTTGGTGCCGAAACCGAAGCCATCTTGCCTTACGACCAGTACATGCACCGCTTCGCGGCGTACTTCCAGCAGGGCAACATGGAGTCCAACGGTAAGTACGTGGATCGCGAAGGCAATCCGGTGGATTACCAGACCGGCCCAATTATTTGGGGCGAGCCAGGCACCAACGGCCAGCATGCGTTTTATCAGCTGATTCATCAGGGCACCAAACTGATCCCTTGCGACTTTATCGCCCCGGCGCAGACCCACAACGCACTGACCGATCACCATCCGAAACTGCTGTCGAACTTCTTCGCGCAGACCGAAGCACTGGCGTTTGGTAAATCTCGTGATGTGGTTGAGAAAGAGTTTACCGATGCCGGTAAATCCGTTGAGTCTGTTGCTCACATCGTGCCGTTCAAGGTGTTCGAAGGTAACCGCCCAACCAACTCCATCCTGCTGCGTGAAATCACCCCGTTCAGCCTGGGTGCACTGATTGCGCTGTACGAACACAAGATCTTCACTCAGGGCGCGATTCTTAACATCTTCACCTTTGACCAATGGGGTGTTGAATTGGGCAAACAGCTGGCAAACCGTATTCTGCCAGAGCTGGAAAATGCAGCGCAGATTAACAGCCATGACAGTTCCACTAATGGCTTAATTAACCGCTACAAATCCTGGCGTTAA
- the panS gene encoding ketopantoate/pantoate/pantothenate transporter PanS, translating to MLAKLTRLFPLWAVLLSVAAYYSPSTFLGIGPWVTYLLMLIMFGMGVTLNIDDFKRVLTRPAPVIAGTFLHYLVMPLAAWGLAKLFHMPPDLSAGMILVGSVASGTASNVMIYLAKGDVALSVTISSVSALVGVFATPLLTRFYVDTHIQVDVIGMLLSIVKIVVIPIGLGLIIHHSMNSVVRRVEPYLPAFSMVCILLIISAVVAGSQGFIGSVGLVVIAAVILHNAIGLLGGYWGGKLFGFDESTCRTLALEVGMQNSGLAATLGKLYFSPLAALPGALFSVWHNLSGSLLAGYWSGKPIEKKQK from the coding sequence ATGCTCGCCAAATTAACCCGCCTGTTCCCGCTCTGGGCCGTGCTGCTCTCGGTAGCGGCGTATTACTCACCCTCGACGTTCCTCGGCATTGGGCCGTGGGTGACTTATCTGCTGATGCTGATCATGTTCGGCATGGGCGTCACTCTGAATATTGATGATTTCAAACGTGTGCTGACGCGTCCGGCACCGGTTATCGCCGGCACCTTTTTGCACTATCTGGTGATGCCACTCGCCGCCTGGGGCCTGGCAAAACTGTTCCATATGCCGCCGGATCTCTCGGCTGGGATGATTTTGGTAGGCAGCGTGGCCAGCGGCACCGCGTCCAACGTGATGATCTATCTGGCAAAGGGCGATGTGGCCCTGTCCGTGACCATCTCTTCAGTGTCTGCGCTGGTGGGTGTTTTCGCGACGCCGCTACTGACGCGCTTCTATGTCGATACCCACATTCAAGTTGATGTGATCGGCATGCTGCTCAGCATCGTTAAAATCGTGGTTATCCCGATTGGTCTGGGTCTGATCATCCACCACTCGATGAACAGCGTGGTGCGCCGTGTTGAGCCTTATCTGCCGGCATTTTCCATGGTCTGTATTCTGCTGATTATCAGCGCAGTGGTAGCGGGTTCTCAGGGCTTTATCGGTTCTGTCGGCCTGGTAGTGATTGCGGCGGTGATCCTGCATAACGCCATCGGCCTGCTGGGCGGTTACTGGGGCGGCAAGCTGTTTGGCTTTGACGAATCTACCTGCCGCACGCTGGCGCTGGAAGTGGGTATGCAGAACTCAGGTCTGGCAGCCACACTGGGCAAACTTTACTTCTCACCGCTGGCCGCGTTGCCGGGCGCGCTGTTCTCGGTGTGGCACAATCTGTCAGGTTCACTGCTGGCGGGTTACTGGTCGGGCAAACCGATAGAGAAGAAGCAGAAATAA
- the yjbE gene encoding exopolysaccharide production protein YjbE, producing MKKLMVAGAALLYVAVSSAAIAAPEEAGAAAGAQAGAISTGATTAVGIGALGALVGLGIAAAGGGDGANTGTTTTTTTSTTR from the coding sequence ATGAAAAAACTGATGGTTGCCGGCGCAGCCTTACTTTACGTTGCCGTTTCTTCCGCTGCGATTGCCGCACCGGAAGAAGCTGGTGCTGCAGCAGGTGCGCAGGCGGGAGCAATCTCGACCGGTGCCACTACCGCTGTAGGTATCGGCGCACTGGGCGCGTTAGTCGGTCTCGGCATCGCTGCTGCTGGCGGTGGCGACGGCGCAAATACCGGCACAACAACGACCACCACAACGAGCACCACGCGTTGA
- the lysC gene encoding lysine-sensitive aspartokinase 3: protein MSQNLIVAKFGGTSVADFDAMNRSADVVLSDANTRLVVLSASAGVTNLLVSLAEGRELEQRAHLLDEIRNIQYAIIDRLQSPEVIRQEIDRMLENILMLAEATALATSHALTDELVSHGELMSTLLFVEVLRERQVNAEWFDVRKVMRTSDRFGRAEPDVATLKELSTAQLAPRVAEALVITQGFIGSEGKGRTTTLGRGGSDYTAALLGEALQASRVDVWTDVAGIYTTDPRVVPTAKRIEEITFEEAAEMAIFGAKVLHPATLLPAVRSDIPVFVGSSKDPAAGGTRVCNETQNPPLFRALALRRKQTLMTLHSLNMLHAHGFLAEVFAILARHNISVDLVTTSEVSVALTLDTTGSSTTGESLLTQALLTELSSLCRVEVEENLALVAIIGNNLSKACGVGKEVFGALEPFNLRMICYGASSYNLCFLVPTPDAEEVVRALHKNLFGS from the coding sequence ATGTCTCAAAATCTGATCGTGGCGAAATTTGGCGGCACCAGCGTTGCCGATTTTGATGCCATGAACCGCAGCGCGGATGTTGTGCTCTCCGATGCCAATACCCGTTTAGTGGTGCTCTCTGCGTCTGCTGGCGTGACTAATCTGCTGGTTTCTCTGGCTGAAGGCCGGGAACTGGAGCAGCGCGCGCACCTGCTGGACGAAATTCGCAATATTCAATACGCCATCATTGATCGCCTGCAATCCCCTGAAGTGATTCGCCAGGAGATTGATCGCATGCTGGAAAATATCCTGATGCTGGCGGAAGCCACTGCGCTGGCGACATCACATGCGCTGACCGATGAGCTGGTGAGCCACGGTGAGCTGATGTCGACCCTGCTGTTTGTGGAGGTCCTGCGTGAGCGTCAGGTCAATGCCGAATGGTTTGACGTGCGTAAAGTGATGCGCACCAGCGACCGTTTCGGTCGTGCTGAGCCTGATGTTGCCACGCTGAAAGAGCTGTCCACCGCGCAACTGGCTCCACGTGTTGCAGAAGCGCTGGTCATTACTCAGGGCTTTATTGGTAGCGAAGGCAAAGGGCGCACCACCACGCTGGGACGTGGCGGCAGCGACTATACCGCAGCACTGTTGGGGGAAGCCCTGCAGGCGTCGCGTGTGGATGTCTGGACCGACGTGGCCGGTATCTACACCACCGACCCACGCGTAGTGCCCACCGCGAAACGCATCGAAGAGATCACCTTCGAGGAAGCGGCTGAAATGGCGATTTTCGGGGCGAAAGTGTTGCATCCGGCGACCTTACTGCCTGCGGTGCGCAGTGACATTCCGGTGTTCGTGGGTTCAAGCAAAGATCCGGCTGCGGGTGGCACGCGCGTGTGCAATGAAACCCAGAATCCGCCGCTGTTCCGTGCGCTGGCGCTGCGTCGTAAACAGACGCTAATGACGCTGCATAGCCTGAACATGCTGCACGCGCACGGCTTCCTGGCCGAAGTGTTTGCGATTCTGGCCCGCCATAACATCTCCGTCGATCTGGTCACCACTTCAGAAGTGAGCGTGGCGCTGACGCTGGACACCACCGGTTCTTCGACCACCGGTGAAAGCCTGTTGACGCAAGCACTGCTGACTGAGCTCTCTTCACTGTGCCGCGTGGAAGTGGAAGAGAACCTGGCGCTGGTGGCCATTATCGGCAATAACCTGTCGAAAGCCTGCGGCGTCGGCAAAGAGGTGTTTGGTGCCCTTGAGCCGTTTAACCTGCGCATGATCTGTTACGGAGCCAGTAGCTATAACCTGTGCTTCCTGGTACCAACGCCAGACGCAGAAGAAGTGGTGCGCGCGCTGCATAAGAATCTTTTTGGTTCTTAA